A stretch of DNA from Bremerella alba:
CCCGCCAAGCCGGTCCGGCAGAAAGCTCAGTTGATACGGCACGCGGGCCCAGAAGTCAGCGTCGAACATGGTTCTATTCTTATCATCTCGCCGCTGAAGGACGAGGGTTAGGTTAAGAGGTTTCTGGTAGTCGGGTGGGTCAGACGCTAAGCTCTCGCAAGAGTTCGCCGTGGCGGCGGGGCGTTTCCAATAGCTTGGCAACATAGTCGTCGCCTGGATCTTGGAGAAGCTCTTTCGGGGTACCGATGCGTAAGATCTCGCCCACGTTCATCACGGCGATCACGTCTGCCAGCAGCAAGGCTTCTGCCATATCGTGCGTGACAATCACCGCAGTCAAACCGAGCGAACGTTGAATGCGGCTGAATTCGATTTGCAGCGTATCGCGGGTCACCGGATCGAGTGCCCCGAACGGTTCGTCGAGCAACATCACCTTGGGCTGGGCGGCTAACGCTCTGGCAAATCCAACGCGTTGTCGCTGCCCTCCAGAGAGCTCGCTGGGCAGTCGCGTGGCGAACGTTTCATGAGGAAGGTCGACCATGTCTAGCAGTTCGTTCGCCTTGCTCGTTCGCTCACCTGATGAGACACCTTGCAGCTTCAAAAGCAGCGTGACGTTGTCGGACACATTCATGTGCGGCAAGAGTCCGATGCTTTGAAACACATAGCCAATCCGACGACGCAACTGGACGGGATCTTGCTGGGTGATATCTTCTCCGCCGACCAAGATTCTGCCGGAAGTGGGTTCGATCAGACGATTGATCATCTTGACCGTGGTACTTTTACCGCTGCCGCTCCCACCGAGAAGTGCCAAGACTTTCCCCTCCGGCACTTCCAGCGAAACGTTCTGCACCGCGAAGGTCTTGCCTCCGTCCCACGATTTGCAGAGATTTTGAAGTTGAATCATCGGCGTCTCTCTCACCTCTTAGAAGTTCAAGGGGCTAGGAGCTTTGCTATCTAGGCCACGAACGGATGAAGACATCCGCCCATCATTTAATAGCGAAAAGGGGAGACCGTTAGGACAAAAAGTTTTTCGCTACCTCACGTAGAAGATGCAGCCTAACCGATCACTTCGCCGCTGGCCTCCCCTTCTTTTTCCGATTCCTGATCCGCGGGTTTCTGGTCGGCCTTGAAATCTTCGTCTTTCTTCTTGTCTAGCAACGGTTCGAGTTGCTTGATCAGCCGCTCGTACTGCTCTTGAATGATCCTCACGTCGGCCGGGTGATGCTTCTGCTCGAGTGCCCCTTCCATGGTCAGCCGCGCTTGACGCTGCACATCTTCGGCATGATCTTCATGTGTTACGGCGTTGGCGATACGCTGATAGCCTTCCATCATCCGCTGCGATACTGCCGCGCTGCTGATGGCATAGCTGCGCATTTGATCGAAGGCCGCGTGCATCACGCTGGAAAAATTCTGGCAGTCGGCGATCAAGCGAAGATGGCCATCATGATCGAAACGATTGGGTGCAGGCATTTTCCGCTGAGCTAACTGAGCCAAGGCCGACGACAGCCGGTCGATGCAATTGACCGCCGTGTAGGGATCGTTGATGCCAGGGCTGAGCGCACGGACCCCCATTTGCGAAAGCTCGTGTACCGAGCAGTTCACGTCTTGCCACGGCGTGCGATTGTTGCCAATGTAAAAGGCATCGTTGATCGCATGGATCACTTGCGCCTCGTCAATTTGCCCCCGCGCGGCGACCTTGGCCAGCGTTTCACCATACGAGAGAAAGTCACCGGGGCGTTTGGGAAGTTCGATTATTAAATCGTGCCGGGTCGCCAGAGCGATCAGGTCGTCCCCTTCGATTCCCTGAATATAACCTTCGCGCGTCGACTCAATGGTGATGCCATCCTTCAAGGCCTTCCACTCCTGATCGGTAACCTCACGCTCGTGGGAATTCTCTTTGGGTGGCGGATCGCCGATCATGTCAGGAAAGATCCGCTCCATCGAATGCCGTAGGTCCGTAGCCAAACTGGCTACAATCTCAGGTGCTTGGGCGATCATCGCAACGTGGTGGATGAAATAGAGCAAGATCATCAGACTTCCCAAAGCAAATAAAATCGCTGCCATCACGGACAGATGGGGGATGAAGAAGTTGTCTTCGCCTAACTTACGCACCATCTTCAGCACCACCAGGCTATAGACGGCCGTCCCCATGAACGCCCCAATCGTCCATTGGGTTGTCCGATCGCCCAGTCGGCTGCGCAGCACGCGTGAACCAAATTGAGAAGATGTGATCGAAAGGGTGACCATTTCCATCGAAAGCACCACACCAGCCACAGTGATCATACCGCCGGCAATGGTCGACAAGACAGTTTGGGCTCCGTTGGTGGTCGTTTCCAGCCAGAAGGAGTCCTCCCACGACCTTTTCAAAGAAGAGTCAATCCACAACATCGAAACAGCGACGAACACTCCGCCTAGTGTGCAAATCACCGGCACAAACCAAAGACTGTGCTGTAAGCGATTCCAATAATTCAACAGTTTTTTCGGAGTCCACATCGAGGGGGTCACTATGGGAGGTACGTTGCTCGCCCAGCATCTTCTGGCTGAAGGTCTTCTCGATCATAGACAAGAGAAGGTGCAGAGACGAACACGAAATCAATGGCAACCAGTTGACTTTTATATTACAAACCAAGCGGTTTGCCGTTTGTCCGCAAGCAATGCCCCCCTCCCTATGCCAATCATCTAGCGGAAATAACCAACTCTATTTACAATCCGAAGCACTCTGAATGTCAGCCTCAGCCACCACGATTACCTTGGAAATCCTGGATCAATCGAGATTCCATGAAGAAGAAACGTGAATACGAGCTTTGCGCTGGACGGTTAAAAGCACTTGCCGATCCCGATCGTCTGCGGATTGTCGAGCAACTCTTCTCAGGCCCAATGAACGTCAGTCAGTTGTCGGAAGTCCTTAGCGAAGAGATCGTGAAGATCTCGCACCATCTGGGTGTATTGCGGCACGCCGATGTTGTTCAAACTGAGAA
This window harbors:
- a CDS encoding ATP-binding cassette domain-containing protein; the protein is MIQLQNLCKSWDGGKTFAVQNVSLEVPEGKVLALLGGSGSGKSTTVKMINRLIEPTSGRILVGGEDITQQDPVQLRRRIGYVFQSIGLLPHMNVSDNVTLLLKLQGVSSGERTSKANELLDMVDLPHETFATRLPSELSGGQRQRVGFARALAAQPKVMLLDEPFGALDPVTRDTLQIEFSRIQRSLGLTAVIVTHDMAEALLLADVIAVMNVGEILRIGTPKELLQDPGDDYVAKLLETPRRHGELLRELSV
- a CDS encoding DUF2254 domain-containing protein — encoded protein: MWTPKKLLNYWNRLQHSLWFVPVICTLGGVFVAVSMLWIDSSLKRSWEDSFWLETTTNGAQTVLSTIAGGMITVAGVVLSMEMVTLSITSSQFGSRVLRSRLGDRTTQWTIGAFMGTAVYSLVVLKMVRKLGEDNFFIPHLSVMAAILFALGSLMILLYFIHHVAMIAQAPEIVASLATDLRHSMERIFPDMIGDPPPKENSHEREVTDQEWKALKDGITIESTREGYIQGIEGDDLIALATRHDLIIELPKRPGDFLSYGETLAKVAARGQIDEAQVIHAINDAFYIGNNRTPWQDVNCSVHELSQMGVRALSPGINDPYTAVNCIDRLSSALAQLAQRKMPAPNRFDHDGHLRLIADCQNFSSVMHAAFDQMRSYAISSAAVSQRMMEGYQRIANAVTHEDHAEDVQRQARLTMEGALEQKHHPADVRIIQEQYERLIKQLEPLLDKKKDEDFKADQKPADQESEKEGEASGEVIG
- a CDS encoding ArsR/SmtB family transcription factor gives rise to the protein MKKKREYELCAGRLKALADPDRLRIVEQLFSGPMNVSQLSEVLSEEIVKISHHLGVLRHADVVQTEKQGRFVIYSLHPDVAAVGKDESMEQARRIDFGCCSIDLESM